The Saccharopolyspora gloriosae genome has a segment encoding these proteins:
- a CDS encoding response regulator transcription factor, whose product MLPQLDEDFRTSGRDGEVVNVLRLLMVDDHLMLTEALSARLSEAGDIWVVGRCATDDPQLPAMVDRLRPDVVTIDVDPVHSTGDLVAAVRARRPEVRVVVLTGGLDRRRAVDAARAGAAGWVPKECGVEELTTVLRGVSAGHAWYPPEVLGEILVRLREDVVRAGRRDGPLDVLSDRERDVLRGMVDGKRGSRIAEELRISAETVRTHTRSILAKLRVHSQLEAVSVAAAAGLRTNAAPPGSAGELAPPDPR is encoded by the coding sequence GTGCTCCCGCAGTTGGATGAGGACTTCCGGACGTCCGGGCGCGACGGTGAGGTGGTGAACGTGCTGCGGCTGCTGATGGTCGACGACCACCTCATGCTCACCGAGGCGCTGAGCGCCCGGCTCTCCGAAGCGGGCGACATCTGGGTGGTGGGCCGCTGCGCCACCGACGACCCGCAGCTGCCGGCGATGGTGGACCGGCTGCGCCCCGACGTCGTGACCATCGACGTGGACCCGGTGCACTCCACCGGCGACCTGGTGGCGGCGGTGCGAGCGCGGCGCCCCGAGGTGCGGGTCGTGGTGCTCACCGGAGGTCTCGACCGGCGGCGCGCGGTGGACGCGGCACGGGCCGGAGCGGCGGGCTGGGTGCCGAAGGAGTGCGGTGTGGAGGAACTGACGACCGTGCTGCGCGGCGTGTCCGCGGGGCACGCGTGGTACCCGCCGGAAGTGCTCGGCGAGATCCTGGTGCGGTTGCGGGAGGACGTGGTGCGCGCCGGTCGGCGGGACGGGCCGCTGGACGTGCTCAGCGACCGGGAACGCGACGTGCTGCGCGGCATGGTCGACGGCAAACGCGGCAGCCGCATCGCGGAGGAACTGCGGATCTCCGCGGAGACGGTCCGCACGCACACCCGCAGCATCCTCGCGAAACTGCGCGTGCACTCCCAGCTGGAGGCGGTGAGCGTGGCGGCAGCGGCGGGCCTGCGCACCAACGCGGCCCCACCCGGTTCCGCCGGGGAACTCGCCCCGCCGGATCCC
- a CDS encoding glycosyltransferase family 2 protein: MIPWWVLAIVVFGANFTLWGLIGLLRVLDGWHGSLRTRMRPRRAKVTDLQAHREKKELPGRHRLRRPTNLKITDVAVLIAAHNEELVIKESLRAITALIPPKQVHVVSDGSSDRTVEFARRAGVNVISTDENVGKAGALQVGIRRFRLVRRYRLVMLLDADTRVEPGYFSAALPLFDDPDVVAVAGCVRTSWRDRSLSFAGRLVAFHRQRIYSMTQYLLKFGQTWRHVNATHIVPGFASIYRTDVLPNIEVNPPGLVIEDFNMTFEVYQKRLGKVGFTPSAVAATQDPGTLRDYVRQSRRWALGLWQTVRRHPPRLNLFTGMLTLLLLELLTSSIMLVLLPVVLSVLLIPELAVGVLTVPWFAGTYEAVSGYLTIPALLLGIVLPDLLLTCVVTLILRQPRFLLYAWLFLPLRVVDSAISLSSLPLAWWSRSSGRWSSPRRHSIEGADAESAA; encoded by the coding sequence ATGATTCCGTGGTGGGTTCTGGCCATCGTGGTGTTCGGGGCGAACTTCACGCTGTGGGGTCTGATCGGGTTGTTGCGGGTGCTCGACGGGTGGCACGGATCCTTGCGGACCAGAATGCGGCCGCGCCGGGCGAAGGTCACCGATCTGCAGGCGCACCGCGAGAAGAAGGAACTGCCCGGCAGGCACCGCCTGCGGCGGCCGACGAACCTGAAGATCACCGACGTCGCGGTGCTCATCGCCGCGCACAACGAGGAACTGGTCATCAAGGAGAGCCTGCGGGCGATCACCGCGCTGATCCCGCCCAAGCAGGTGCACGTGGTCTCCGACGGCTCCAGCGATCGCACCGTCGAATTCGCCCGCCGCGCCGGGGTGAACGTGATCAGCACCGATGAGAACGTCGGCAAGGCGGGCGCGCTGCAGGTCGGCATCCGCCGGTTCCGGCTGGTGCGGCGGTACCGCCTGGTGATGCTGCTGGACGCCGACACGCGGGTGGAACCGGGCTACTTCAGCGCCGCGCTGCCGTTGTTCGACGATCCGGACGTGGTGGCCGTCGCCGGATGCGTGCGCACCTCGTGGCGGGACCGCTCGCTGTCGTTCGCCGGCCGGCTGGTGGCGTTCCACCGGCAGCGGATCTACTCGATGACGCAGTACCTGTTGAAGTTCGGCCAGACCTGGCGGCACGTCAACGCGACGCACATCGTGCCGGGCTTCGCCAGCATCTACCGCACCGATGTGCTGCCGAACATCGAGGTGAACCCGCCGGGACTCGTCATCGAGGACTTCAACATGACCTTCGAGGTGTACCAGAAGCGGCTCGGCAAGGTCGGTTTCACGCCGTCGGCGGTCGCGGCCACTCAGGACCCTGGCACCCTGCGCGACTACGTGCGCCAGTCGCGGCGTTGGGCGCTCGGACTGTGGCAAACGGTGCGCAGGCACCCGCCGCGGCTGAACCTGTTCACCGGGATGCTCACGTTGCTGCTCTTGGAGCTGTTGACCAGCAGCATCATGTTGGTGCTGCTGCCGGTGGTGCTGTCGGTGCTGCTGATACCGGAGCTGGCGGTGGGCGTGCTGACGGTGCCGTGGTTCGCTGGGACTTATGAGGCGGTGTCCGGGTATCTGACGATTCCCGCGCTGCTGCTGGGGATCGTGCTGCCGGACCTGTTGCTGACCTGTGTGGTGACGCTCATCCTGCGCCAGCCCCGGTTCCTGCTCTACGCGTGGCTGTTCCTGCCGCTGCGAGTGGTGGACTCGGCGATCTCGTTGTCCTCGCTGCCGTTGGCGTGGTGGTCCCGCTCCAGCGGTCGCTGGAGCAGTCCACGCCGCCACAGCATCGAGGGCGCGGATGCGGAATCCGCCGCGTAA
- a CDS encoding glycosyl hydrolase family 18 protein, whose amino-acid sequence MHDDGVREGERDEVATRPGSAADGSAGGGIGKRIATWWRSRNGTGAQAPEPAQQPRALDRARSPRARRVRHFGGSIWFVALIAIAALLVVVMAAPRMMSPSKPGTLVVASLPFWNLDNGTATVVANRDSVNEVSPWIYGLGDDGRITHQFPPERAAEVTEQVGKLRDAGVPVVASLANITDGRWAYEPVAKVLHDPRLRDRHVREIVDLVEREDYEGIDIDYENLRSGDREVFSAFVTELGAKLHAEGKTLSVAVFAKASDVGYDERNVAQDFVAIGRAADQVRLMGYDFHWGTSPPGPVAPIAWVRDVVQYAKSKIPPERIVLGIPLYGYDWVGEHGTNLTWLQAFQLATQHRAETHYDPVSQTPWFRYTDERGREHEVWFENSVSSKAKFEVARGSGIRGVYLWMYGYEDTSTWNRLAESLPVSE is encoded by the coding sequence ATGCACGACGACGGGGTGCGGGAGGGCGAGCGAGATGAAGTGGCCACACGTCCGGGCTCCGCTGCGGACGGATCAGCGGGCGGCGGGATCGGCAAGCGAATCGCGACGTGGTGGCGGTCGCGGAACGGAACCGGGGCACAAGCACCGGAACCGGCGCAGCAGCCAAGGGCGCTGGATCGCGCGCGGAGCCCCCGTGCGCGCCGGGTCCGCCACTTCGGCGGATCGATCTGGTTCGTCGCGCTCATCGCGATCGCCGCGCTGCTGGTGGTCGTGATGGCCGCCCCGCGCATGATGTCGCCGTCGAAGCCCGGAACGCTCGTGGTCGCCTCGCTGCCGTTCTGGAACCTCGACAACGGGACGGCCACCGTGGTCGCCAACCGGGACTCGGTGAACGAGGTCTCACCGTGGATCTACGGGCTCGGCGACGACGGACGCATCACCCACCAGTTCCCGCCGGAGCGGGCCGCCGAGGTGACCGAGCAGGTCGGCAAGTTGCGCGACGCCGGGGTGCCGGTGGTGGCCTCGCTGGCCAACATCACCGACGGCCGCTGGGCTTACGAACCGGTCGCGAAAGTGCTGCACGATCCACGGCTGCGGGACCGGCACGTGCGGGAGATCGTCGACCTCGTCGAACGGGAGGACTATGAGGGCATCGACATCGACTACGAGAACCTGCGCTCCGGGGATCGGGAGGTGTTCAGCGCGTTCGTCACCGAACTGGGCGCCAAGCTGCACGCGGAAGGCAAAACCCTGTCGGTCGCGGTGTTCGCCAAGGCCAGCGACGTCGGCTACGACGAGCGCAACGTGGCGCAGGACTTCGTCGCGATCGGCCGGGCAGCCGACCAGGTGCGGCTGATGGGTTACGACTTCCACTGGGGAACCTCGCCGCCCGGGCCGGTCGCGCCGATCGCGTGGGTGCGCGATGTCGTGCAGTACGCCAAGTCGAAGATCCCGCCGGAACGCATCGTGCTGGGCATCCCGCTCTACGGCTACGACTGGGTGGGCGAGCACGGCACCAACCTCACCTGGTTGCAGGCGTTCCAGCTCGCCACCCAGCACCGCGCGGAGACGCACTACGACCCGGTGAGCCAGACCCCCTGGTTCCGCTACACCGACGAGCGCGGCCGCGAACACGAGGTGTGGTTCGAGAACTCCGTCAGCTCCAAGGCGAAGTTCGAAGTGGCCCGCGGTTCCGGAATCCGCGGCGTCTACCTGTGGATGTACGGCTACGAGGACACCTCCACCTGGAACCGCCTGGCCGAAAGCCTTCCGGTGAGCGAATGA
- a CDS encoding NAD-dependent epimerase/dehydratase family protein — protein MRALVTGAAGFIGSHLVEWLLAEGHTVVGVDDLSTGSKANLPENAPAFRFVQGTILDGSLIDDLVSEVDVVFHLAAAVGAFVIQERTLRSLLTNVHGTENVLDSAHRNGVRVLVASTSEIYGKNTKPGLSETDDRLIGSPLKTRWTYSEAKAIDESLTCSYVRELGLNATIVRLFNTVGPRQSGRYGMVIPRLVSQALNNRPLTVFGTGHQVRCFCHVLDVVPALVRLMDLPEANGTAINLGSTEQVSIMELATKVMELTGSNAGVVKMSYEDAYGPGYEDLQRRVPDCGKARALIGFQPTRTLDDIIRAVIDEQTRAAQVVSA, from the coding sequence ATGAGGGCATTGGTCACCGGAGCGGCCGGGTTCATCGGATCGCACCTGGTCGAATGGCTGCTCGCCGAGGGGCACACCGTGGTGGGCGTGGACGATTTGAGCACCGGCAGCAAGGCGAACCTGCCGGAGAACGCACCGGCTTTCCGCTTCGTGCAGGGCACCATCCTGGACGGTTCCCTCATCGACGATCTGGTGTCCGAAGTGGACGTGGTGTTCCACCTGGCGGCGGCCGTGGGTGCGTTCGTCATCCAGGAACGCACCCTGCGCAGCCTGCTCACCAACGTGCACGGCACCGAGAACGTGCTCGATTCGGCGCACCGCAACGGGGTCCGCGTGCTGGTGGCCTCCACCAGCGAGATCTACGGCAAGAACACCAAGCCGGGCCTGTCCGAGACCGACGACCGGCTGATCGGCTCGCCGCTCAAGACCCGCTGGACCTACTCCGAGGCCAAGGCGATCGACGAAAGCCTGACCTGCTCCTACGTCCGGGAACTCGGGTTGAACGCGACGATCGTGCGGCTGTTCAACACGGTCGGACCCCGGCAGAGCGGGCGCTACGGCATGGTCATTCCGCGGCTGGTGAGCCAGGCGCTCAACAACCGGCCGCTGACCGTGTTCGGCACCGGGCACCAGGTCCGCTGCTTCTGCCACGTGCTGGACGTGGTGCCGGCGCTGGTGCGGCTGATGGATCTGCCCGAGGCGAACGGGACCGCGATCAACCTCGGCAGCACCGAGCAAGTGTCCATCATGGAACTGGCGACGAAGGTGATGGAACTGACCGGATCCAACGCCGGCGTCGTGAAGATGTCCTATGAGGACGCATACGGGCCGGGCTACGAAGACCTGCAGCGACGGGTTCCGGACTGCGGGAAGGCGCGGGCGCTGATCGGTTTCCAGCCCACCCGCACGCTCGACGACATCATCCGCGCCGTCATCGACGAGCAGACGCGCGCCGCACAGGTCGTGTCGGCATAG
- a CDS encoding glycosyltransferase yields the protein MKVLHVITGLAVGGAELQLRSILQHTRHDSEVLALYNPGDVADMITGDGVRVRDLGMTSNTQVGAVLRMRALIREGGYDVVHTHLYRACVYGKLAARLAGTPVVVGTEHSIGETHLERRRMTAGVRGLYLGTDVFAQRTIAVSETVAGRLAQWGMRADKISVIPNGVDFGRVSFDSAARARVRAEHGIDERAHVIGVLGRLDANKRFDMVIEAAAPLLGEGAKLLIVGGGAERERLEALAAELGVAEHVVFAGERHDVSAMLSAFDLFVASSAQETFGLSVLEALANGMPVLYTTCPALEGVRTDRARQVPGDVDGMRKEITAEVTDRRPRGDVPVIRDLYGIEAVTGRIDDLYERLHSNTRRGANARRGANRPLAAEQGGGVR from the coding sequence ATGAAGGTTCTGCACGTGATCACCGGTCTGGCGGTCGGTGGCGCCGAGCTGCAGCTGCGCTCGATCCTGCAGCACACCCGGCACGATTCGGAGGTGCTCGCGCTCTACAACCCGGGTGACGTCGCGGACATGATCACCGGTGACGGTGTTCGGGTCCGCGATCTGGGCATGACCAGCAACACGCAGGTCGGCGCGGTGCTGCGCATGCGGGCGCTGATCCGCGAGGGCGGCTACGACGTGGTGCACACCCACCTCTACCGGGCGTGCGTCTACGGAAAGCTCGCCGCCCGGCTCGCCGGTACGCCGGTGGTGGTCGGCACCGAGCACTCGATCGGGGAGACGCACCTGGAGCGCAGGCGGATGACCGCCGGAGTCCGCGGGCTCTACCTCGGCACCGACGTGTTCGCGCAACGCACCATCGCGGTGTCGGAGACGGTCGCCGGGCGGCTCGCCCAGTGGGGGATGCGCGCGGACAAGATCAGCGTCATCCCGAACGGCGTCGACTTCGGCCGCGTCAGCTTCGACTCGGCCGCCCGCGCGCGGGTCCGGGCCGAGCACGGCATCGACGAACGAGCTCACGTGATCGGCGTGCTGGGCAGGCTGGACGCGAACAAGCGCTTCGACATGGTGATCGAGGCCGCGGCCCCGCTGCTGGGCGAGGGCGCGAAACTGCTCATCGTCGGCGGCGGCGCCGAACGGGAACGGCTGGAGGCGCTCGCCGCGGAGCTCGGCGTGGCCGAGCACGTGGTGTTCGCCGGTGAACGCCACGACGTGTCCGCGATGCTCTCCGCGTTCGACCTGTTCGTGGCGTCCTCGGCGCAGGAGACGTTCGGGTTGTCCGTGCTGGAGGCGCTGGCCAACGGGATGCCGGTGCTCTACACGACGTGCCCGGCGCTGGAAGGCGTCCGGACCGATCGCGCCCGGCAGGTTCCGGGCGACGTGGACGGCATGCGCAAGGAGATCACCGCCGAGGTCACCGACCGGCGCCCGCGCGGCGATGTTCCGGTGATCCGGGACCTCTACGGCATCGAAGCGGTCACCGGTCGCATCGACGATCTCTACGAACGGTTGCACTCGAACACCAGGCGCGGGGCGAACGCCCGGCGCGGGGCGAACCGGCCGCTGGCCGCGGAACAGGGCGGAGGCGTGCGATGA
- a CDS encoding sugar transferase, with protein MRTGVRGAPRLLPVVLWPVVDAVTVTVAALAVGTPGLPGALYVVAVLGVLAAGGGHRLRVCLRVGDQVPRLVLAAAVPAALLVPWTGDGWLVPAGASALVLARGAGNAGLRAAHRRGLLVEQVLIVGAGSVGVRISRALREHPEFGLRPAFLADGPAADGTPVLGRPHRLGELVARHRVTRVILCAGDTDADLVSIVRACRPLPADVYLVPGLPELGVAVPQRFLDEIWGVPLVPLRRWAHTGAAVRAKRIFDVVLAGALLVVLAPLLLALAAAVRLGGGGAALFRQRRVTGAGRSATVVKLRTIPGGTEQGWSVPAADTTGLSRWLRGTHFDELPQLSNVLRGEMSVVGPRPERPCYAERFAREIPRYRDRHRVRGGMTGWAQVHGLHGDTSIPERADFDNRYIENWTPWLDVVVVARTVGIVLATAMGEDRNEGSARDHRSGGRWRRAAAALDPAAHPARFGGARALQPG; from the coding sequence GTGCGAACCGGGGTGCGCGGGGCGCCACGGCTGCTGCCGGTGGTGCTGTGGCCGGTGGTCGACGCGGTCACGGTGACCGTGGCCGCGCTCGCGGTGGGCACGCCGGGACTGCCCGGCGCGCTGTACGTGGTGGCGGTGCTGGGAGTGCTGGCCGCGGGCGGCGGGCATCGCCTCCGGGTCTGCCTGCGCGTCGGAGATCAGGTTCCGCGGTTGGTGCTCGCCGCCGCGGTGCCCGCCGCGCTGCTGGTGCCGTGGACGGGTGACGGGTGGCTGGTCCCGGCGGGGGCGAGTGCGCTGGTGCTCGCCCGCGGCGCGGGGAACGCGGGACTGCGCGCCGCGCACCGCCGGGGGCTGCTGGTCGAACAGGTGCTGATCGTGGGAGCCGGTTCGGTCGGCGTGCGGATCTCCCGCGCGCTGCGGGAACACCCGGAGTTCGGTCTGCGACCGGCATTCCTCGCCGACGGACCGGCCGCGGACGGGACGCCGGTGCTGGGCCGCCCGCACCGGCTGGGCGAGCTGGTGGCCCGGCACCGCGTCACCCGCGTGATCCTCTGCGCCGGGGACACCGACGCGGACCTGGTGTCGATCGTGCGCGCCTGTCGTCCGCTGCCCGCCGACGTCTACCTGGTGCCGGGTCTGCCGGAGCTGGGCGTGGCGGTGCCGCAGCGCTTCCTGGACGAGATCTGGGGGGTTCCGCTGGTGCCGCTGCGCCGCTGGGCGCACACCGGTGCGGCGGTGCGCGCGAAGCGGATCTTCGACGTGGTGCTGGCCGGTGCGCTGCTGGTCGTGCTGGCACCGCTGTTGCTGGCGCTGGCCGCGGCCGTGCGCCTCGGCGGTGGTGGGGCGGCGCTGTTCCGGCAGCGCCGGGTCACCGGAGCCGGCCGGTCGGCGACGGTCGTCAAGCTGCGCACGATCCCGGGCGGCACCGAACAGGGCTGGTCGGTGCCCGCCGCGGATACGACCGGGCTGAGCCGTTGGCTGCGCGGAACGCACTTCGACGAGCTGCCGCAGCTGAGCAACGTGCTGCGCGGCGAGATGTCCGTGGTGGGGCCGAGACCGGAACGGCCCTGCTACGCCGAACGATTCGCCCGCGAGATCCCGCGCTACCGCGACCGGCACCGGGTGCGGGGCGGCATGACGGGCTGGGCGCAGGTGCACGGCCTGCACGGGGACACCTCGATCCCGGAGCGGGCCGATTTCGACAACCGCTACATCGAGAACTGGACGCCGTGGCTGGACGTGGTGGTCGTGGCCAGGACGGTCGGCATCGTGCTGGCCACCGCGATGGGGGAGGACAGGAATGAAGGTTCTGCACGTGATCACCGGTCTGGCGGTCGGTGGCGCCGAGCTGCAGCTGCGCTCGATCCTGCAGCACACCCGGCACGATTCGGAGGTGCTCGCGCTCTACAACCCGGGTGA
- a CDS encoding NAD(P)-binding domain-containing protein yields MNDTVDVAIVGAGPYGLSLAAHLRAGGVSYRHFGIPMDLWRSKMPRGMFLKSQGFASNLSDPDRSHTLRNFCQETGRGYADYGVPVSLENFTAYAEWFREQRGLEVEQVLVTDLDRRAGVFELELADGGSAKARSVVVAAGVQHFSRTPEVFADLPPELCTHSSEHTDLAKFDGAEVLVIGAGQSALESAALLHENGASVRLIARARDVAWNGRPLLPDRPLLRRMREPEAGLGSGLSTWFYSEHPDLFRHLPESQRVFRARTALGPAGAWWLRSRVEGVFPVHVGHTVDWAKTVGEQVKLGVRTFGGGGREFAADHVVCATGYPPDLERLAFVNPRLRSRLRTLARTPRVDAHFESSVPGLYFVGASVAPSHGPVMRFVYGADHAVRRVSARLSSSDASSKVPAGAAG; encoded by the coding sequence ATGAACGACACCGTCGACGTCGCCATCGTGGGCGCCGGTCCGTATGGGCTGTCGCTGGCTGCACACCTGCGGGCAGGCGGCGTGAGCTATCGGCACTTCGGCATTCCGATGGACTTGTGGCGCAGCAAGATGCCACGCGGGATGTTCCTGAAGTCGCAGGGGTTCGCCTCGAACCTGTCCGACCCGGACCGCTCGCACACCTTGCGGAACTTCTGCCAGGAGACCGGCCGCGGCTACGCCGACTACGGCGTTCCGGTGTCCCTGGAGAACTTCACGGCCTACGCCGAGTGGTTCCGCGAACAACGCGGGCTCGAAGTCGAGCAGGTGCTGGTGACCGACCTGGACCGGCGGGCGGGCGTGTTCGAGCTGGAACTCGCCGACGGCGGCAGCGCGAAAGCCCGCTCGGTGGTGGTGGCCGCCGGGGTGCAGCACTTCTCCCGCACTCCGGAGGTGTTCGCCGACCTGCCTCCCGAACTGTGCACGCACAGCTCGGAGCACACCGACCTGGCCAAGTTCGACGGCGCCGAGGTACTGGTGATCGGAGCCGGGCAGTCCGCGCTGGAATCGGCCGCGCTGTTGCACGAGAACGGGGCGTCGGTGCGGCTGATCGCGCGCGCCAGGGACGTGGCGTGGAACGGCAGGCCGTTGTTGCCGGACCGGCCGTTGCTGCGGCGGATGCGGGAACCGGAGGCCGGGCTCGGTTCGGGCCTCTCCACCTGGTTCTACTCCGAGCACCCCGACCTGTTCCGGCACCTTCCCGAGAGCCAGCGGGTGTTCCGGGCGCGCACGGCGCTCGGCCCGGCGGGCGCGTGGTGGCTGCGCAGCCGGGTCGAGGGCGTTTTCCCGGTGCACGTCGGGCACACGGTGGACTGGGCGAAGACGGTCGGTGAGCAGGTCAAGCTCGGAGTGCGCACGTTCGGCGGCGGCGGTCGCGAGTTCGCCGCCGACCACGTGGTGTGCGCGACCGGCTATCCGCCGGATCTGGAGCGGCTCGCGTTCGTGAACCCGCGGCTGCGGTCCCGGTTGCGCACGTTGGCGCGGACTCCTCGGGTGGACGCGCACTTCGAATCCTCGGTGCCGGGGCTGTACTTCGTCGGCGCCTCGGTGGCCCCGAGCCACGGGCCGGTGATGCGGTTCGTCTACGGCGCGGACCACGCGGTGCGGCGGGTCTCGGCGCGACTGTCCTCTTCGGACGCGAGTAGCAAGGTTCCCGCCGGGGCCGCCGGATGA